The DNA window AAATGCTTAAAATATTGGCTTTAATTAATTATCAATTAAGTTTATATATATGTATTTAAATATAATATGTGTGATTTTGGCATTTTTGGCTTGGGCAGAGTTTTGCTTACAGTTTTATGACCTTTTCAGGTGCATTTTAGTGGTCATTGGAGACCATCATTTTGTGTAAAATGCAATTAAACAGGATCCGTTACTCCTCAAGCCTACTGAGAATAGGCTCGAATTTAGTCCATGGGGCCTCTTTAACCGGCAAACAAGTAAATTTCATCAACTCATTTGAAATTGGGTGTATGAATTCAATTTTCCAGGCATGCAGGCCAATGCGCTTTTCTGTTAATCGCACCGAACCTCGATAGTGCTGATCATTCCAAACAGGGTGACCCAAATAAGATAAAGTAGCTCTTATCTGATGATACCTGCCGGTAAGTAAACTAATGTCAAGTAAACTCAATCCGTCTGTAAAATCTAAATGAATTGATTGAGTGAGTATAGGTTTATAACCGGCTTTTGGGAAAGGAAAAATTTCAGCCCTAAAATTCTTTAGATTTTTTTTTAAAAATAGTTTTTGAGGAATCTCTTTTAACCTGAAATCACCTTCCACAACTGCCAGATAGTTTTTGTGTACCTGGTTTTCTAAAAACAGTTCATTTAGTTTGACTAACATGGAAGGTTTCTTTGATACCACCATCAAACCACTGGTCTGACGATCAAGTCGATGTGCCAGTCCTGCGATCAGGTTTTTTGCTTTTTGACCTGATGAAATATAATAGTTCAGTATTTGCTCTTGAAGATTATCAAATGCTTTGGCTGCATCTGGTTCGCAAGGAAGCCCGGCAGGTTTGTTGAGGACGAGCAGGTCTTTATCTTCAAAAATTATGTTGAGCAAAATTGGTTTATTAGATTATCTGAGTAAGTTGATATCACCGGTAAGTTGTTGGACTTTACCATCATTCCATTCAATTTCAAGTACGTAAATAAAAACTCCCGGATTGAGTGGTTCATTCTTAAATTCTCCATTCCAACCTTCACCTGGTATGTTGGGCTGAATATTTACTTTGTCAAAAATTCTTTCTCCCCATCTACTGAAAATAGAAAATTTTCTGATGGTCTTGTAACTGTCCTCTGTAACACTTGGGAAAAACCAGTCATTGATTCCATCTCCGTTGGGGCTAAATACGGAAGGTATCCATATTCCTTTCTTAATAATTTGGATGGTGATGCTTGCGGATGCAATACAACCCTCTTTATTAGCATAAGTTACAGTGTAAGTGGTCTCTTTTTGTAAATTTGTTACAGACGGATTTGCACAATCAGAACATGATAAATTGTCAACAGGATCCCATTTTATCCAATCGATAGAATCTTTGGGTGTGATGATTACTGCCTGTAAAACCAAGGGGTCGCCCTCATTAATTTTAATCACAGGTGGCAAGCTAACTCCAACCGGATCTGGAATGGTTACAATAAAATCTGAATTCAGAATACATCCATTGGCATCCACAACTCGTATAGTTCTGCGACCTGGTTGTAATCCTGATATGTAGGGGCCCGCAACCGGAATATTATCCAAAAAATAAGTATATGGCTGTACGCCTCCTACTATATTGACTAGGGTGAGAGAAGCATTTTCACCTGTACACCTGGCTTGTTCCAAATCATAATTCAGGAGTGTGGGCACATTCGTATTTTCAAGGACAGAGATGGAATCAGTTGTTTCGCAGCCATTGTCAAGGTTTTTAACTTTTAAATAATAAGTCCCTTTACTTCCTGCCAGACAATCTGTTTTGTCAGTAGCTCCAATGATGGATCCATTGGTCGTGTTCCAAATTAATTGGAAATTTTTTCCCTGATTCTGAACTATTCCCTGAATTAATATATCCTTTTTTGAGCAAGTGATTTCTCCAATGACAGGAAAATTGATCGTTGGTTTGTTGAAATCTTCGAACACACGGATACTGTCCAGAGAAACACATTTGTTAACGGTGTCTTTTATGGTAAGCACATAAACCCCTGCTTTATCAACGCTGATATTTAAATTGGAAGGACTACCCAAAATATTGCCGCCATTACTTTGCCAGCTTGTTAAATATCGGTTTCCATTGCTTGAACTTCCGGCATTTATATTTAATATACTTCTTTTACAATTTAGTGTATCCGGTGTTTGAATATTCACAATTGGTTTTGTAAGGTCAGGAATAATGCTGAGCATGTCGGAAGATTCACAGCCATTAATTAAATCTTTTACTGTTACTGTATAAGTTCCTGGAGAAACAACTGTGATGTTTTTCGATCCGGAATTACCCTGGATCTGACCTCCCGTGCTGGTCCAGTTAAAACTAAATGAATTTGAATTTCCAGATGCCGTTCCACTTAGAGTAAGTTGTTGGCTTTCACAATTCCAAATCAAATCCTTGCCGGCATTTACCATTGGTTTTACAGTATCAATTGCAACACTTACACTGAAGGATGCACTGCAACCATTAGATTGGTCAGTGGCTTTGAAAATGTAAGTGCCAGGTGCATTTATTTTGGTTTGCAGGGCATTCGGAGATTGGATGGTTCCGCCACCCTGAGAGGACCATTCATAACTAAGTTGATTGCCACTCTGCGAATTTGCGGTTGCGGTCAAATCAATATCCAACTTATTGCAGTTGAGTGTGTCGGGTGATTTTATGCTTACAATTGGTTTATTTAAGTCCGGAGTGATTTTGACACTTGAAGAATCCTGACAACCGTTAATCGTATCTGTTACAACTAGTATATAAGTGCCAGGAGTGCGGACTTCAATTTTATTAGTCCCGTTCCCTGATTTTATAATCCCATCCGGGCTTGTCCACCTAAATGAGAATTGAGAACCTGAACTGCTGGAGGAGCCATCAATTGTTTTTAATGTATCCACGCAACTAAAAATCTGATCTGAGCCTGCACTTACTATTGGTTTTAAAATGTTTTGATCAACAAACAGTGAATCCAAATTTTCACAATCATTCGCCCTGTTTTTAATTCGGATGTAATACCATCCTTTTTGGTTAATAGTAGGGTCCACACGATTGCTGCCTGACACAATATTCCCTCCGACGCTGGTCCATGTGATGTCAAGGGAGTCATTGGAATTAACCGTTGCATTCAGTTTAAAACTGGATGTTTTGCAAGTTAGGATTTCATTCTTTCCGGCATCCAGCAATGGCACCATTCTGGAATCTAACACTGTCAAACTGTCGGATGATTCACATCCATTTATATCATTGACTAATTTTAAAATTACCAGACCACTTTTTACAATTAGCTTGTCTGACAGTACATTTTCTTTGGGGAATTTGGTGGTGTCTACGCTCCAAAAATAGCTATAGTTTCCGGATGGATTGCTGGAATTGTTGGTAACGTTCACACCATTGTTTTTGCAATCAATGCTAAGATTACTACCCAATTCAATAAGCGGAGCCAACGTATCAATTTTGACATCCCAATTTACACTGTCTTCACAATGATTGTTTTTGTCAAGTATAGATAATTTATATTTCCCGGGCAAGTTCCCTGCCAGAGTTAATTTTTGATTGGTTATGGTTAAATCCGGATGAGTCCAGCTCAAAAAGTATTTAGTGCTGTCCAGAATAGTAGAGTTTAATGTAAACAGTTGTTTTTTACAATTCAGAAGACTGTCACCTGTTATTCCGGCAATTGGTCTGACAGTATCCGCCTTCACATCATAGTCTATTAAAAGCGTGCAACCGGAAGTCTGATCAGTGATGGTGACAGTGTATTTTCCGGCCTTTTTGACAAGGACTATTTCGGTATTTTGCCCATCGATAAGGTTACTGTCAGGACTCCACTTATAACTGTAAATTCCACTACCTGAAGTAAGGTTTGCAATTAATTGTACGCTGTCCTTCTGACAATCTATCCTGCCGTCAGCATCTACAAATCCGACCAATTCATCGGGTGCGATGTATTCAATGGAGGCTTCTTCTTCACATTCCACAGTACCGTTTTTGTATTTTACTTTTACGGTATAAATGCCGGAACCTTTGGCTTTAGCCATCAATCCATTTTGAGAAATTATTTTACCAACATCGGTAGACCATTCATAACTTACATTCGGGCCAAAAGATGATCCTGTAGCAAATAAGTCAAATGTTTCTGACGAGCATTTTGGTTTAAACGGGATGGTTAATTTGGCAATGACATCCACAATTTCTACAGTGACTTCATCCATGTCCATACACTTTTCAAACATCGCAATGTCATCTATCGCAAAGTCATTTCCAAATCCGACTCCAGATGCTTCTGTTATACAAATATTTGCAGAGCCCGAAGAAGCGGTAAAGCAACCCTCAATTCTAATCCAATCACACAGGGCTCCGGCTACTCCGGACCCAATAGTAGCCCCATTCACTTTGAGATTTAATACAGATGGTGAAACAGGGTATACATTTTGGACATAAAACTCAACCAAATAACTGTTTCCGGGAGTTACCGCCACCGTTTGACACCAAACGTTTGATCCTGGAGTGGTCGATCCATCCACGACCATTTGTTGACCTGATCCGGAAGTGTGATCTCCGCATGGTGAAAAGCCACCGTTATAGGCTTGTGGATTATCACCTACTCCATAATTATTGGGGCCAAAAGGACTGCCCGGGACACCATAAATATAGCTGGTGCTGAATCCTGTATTACCTGCTTCAAAATTTCCGTTAATGATAAGATTTGTTGCGCCGACTCCTTCTGCTGATAGTTTGTACTTATAAATTCCGGGATTCTTGTGGGTAACCTGAGGGTCCAGTATCATAGGATCACTTAATCCGGAAGTAGGGGACCAACTGAATTTTGTGTAATTTCCCATCACGTTCCCTTGCAAAGTAATGGGATCATTTGGGTCACATGTAAATAGATCCGGCCCTGCATCTGCGTCAATACCTGTGCACTGACTACTTAATAATGTAATTCTACCTATGGTTAGAATTGCCAAACTTAAGATGGTACTAAACTTCAACCGCATTTTTCTTTCCAATTTATAAGAACAGATTCTGAATAAAATTTTACGAATATAAGCTTATAATTTTTGCTTTCCTCTTTTATTGTTTTTTGGATGAACCAACTTCAATTCCGAGAGAATGTGATCAGCTTCGGCAAATTTATCTACAATGAATAAAACATATCTCGCATCGACCATGATGTTGCGACAAATTCTGACATCATAATTGATGTCACTCATGGTTCCTTCCCATACCCGATCAAAATTTAAACCTATGAGATTTCCATGTGCATCAATGGCGGGACTTCCGGAATTACCTCCTGTAGTGTGATTGGAAGCTATGAATGCGAGAGGCATTTTTCCTTTTTCCCCATAGACTCCAAAATCTTTCTTTTCAAACAAACTTCTCAATTTTGGATGGACATCAAATTCATAATCTTCCGGAACATATTTTTCAATAACGCCATCCAAATATGTTTTGGGTAGATAGGTAACGCCATCTCTTGGAAGGAAGCCTTCTACTTTACCATAGGCCACTCTTAATGTGGAATTTGCATCCGGATAAAATTTACGCTCCGGAAAAACTTCCATTAGAGCAGCCATATGTCTTCTCCTTAAATCTGCAATGTTCTCCTCATGTTCACCGGCTCTTTTTTGAATTCCATTGATCAAGAAGTAATTGAGTTCTTCATAAAATTTCCAAACCGGATCCGACTGTACCCTGTTTATCCATTGAGGAAACTCAAGAGAATTAAGACTTCTCAGACTGTCCGGAGTAGTGAATGCACTGGAAGTATATAAATTTTCAGTAAAAGTTGAGTAGTCATTTTTATATGCGTTTAACTGATCTCTCAAATAAGGAACCAACAATTCCGAATCCACTCCTTCCACTACAGTCTTAAGTACATTTTTAAAAATTTCTTTCTCAACTTGAATGTCAAAATTTTTAAATATTCCTTCTGCAGATTTAAACATTTCATTTCTCTTGCTCTTGAAAATTTCCTCTCCTCGCCCTTCATAAGTTTCCGAAAGTTTTCGGATTCTGCTGTAGCAATTAAAAAGGTCAATATTTCGCTGAAAACCCTCCGCATAATATTCTTTTGCCACAGCCATAGGTTCTAATAATTGATATTGAGTTTCCAAATCACTAACCAGAGATCTGTAGGAGGCCCAGTTTGGATTGGTCTGAACTCTTTTGTTGAATTCTTCATCAGTCCTTTGTTTTCTTTCTAAACCATTTGTAAATTTTACACCCTGACTTTCTCCAATCCATTTTTTCCAATAGTTGGCAATTCCTGCGTACAAAGCAGAATATTGGATTTTGGTTTTTACACTGCTGCGCATGTATTTGTCCATGATTTTGAGAACCTGGTCACGAATCTTTATTCTCACAGGGTTTTGAACTTCCGTGATTTGACGAACTCCTTCTTTCGTAAGATATTCATTGGTTCTGCCGGGAAAACCAAATATCATGGTAAAATCTCCCGCCTCTACGCCATCTAAAGAAATTGGCAAAGAATGCTTTGGAATATAAGGTACATTTTCTTTAGAAAATTCTGCCGGCAAATTATTCTTTCCGGCATAAATCCTAAAAATTGAAAAATCTCCGGTGTGTCTGGGCCAAACCCAATTGTCTGTGTCTGCACCAAATTTTCCGATGGATTCAGGTGGTGTACCAACCAACCTAATGTCTCTATAGGTCAATGTGACAAAAGCAAAAAACTGATTGCCATTGTAAAAGGATCTGATGCTGACTTCTTCAAATGGTTTTTTTTGTATATTTTTGAGAAGTTCATTTTGATTTCGATCATAAATCAGTCTTCGCTGATTGTCTTTCATGTCTGGTGTGATGTTTTTCAACATTTCTTTTGTCACCTCTTCAATCCTGACTATCAAAGTTGCAGTTAACCCTGCACATGCCAATTCAGAATTGTAATCTTTTGCCCAATAGCCATCCTTGATCAGATTTTTTTCAACGGAGGAATGAGATTGAATATAACTAAATCCACAATGATGGTTTGTTAAAATTAATCCCTGCGATGAAATTATTTCTCCGGTACATCCACCTCCAAACTGAACAATAGCATCTTTTAATGAACCCTTGTTTACACTGTAAATATCTTCAGCATTTATTTTCATTCCCATGGACTTCATCTCCTTTTCATTCAGTGCCTTGAGGAATTGTGGAAGCCACATCCCTTCTCCTGCAAAAAGAGACTGCAAGGATGAAAAAATAATAAATGCAACAATTAAAAAACCGAGTTTGGATACTTTCATTTTACGCAACATAAATTCTTAAATGTTTTTTATTTAACTACTTCAAATCGTAGTTCTTTTGTTTGGCTTTTGGTTCTGATAATTAATTTGTAATACCCAGCTTGTATGCTCTTGAGATTTATATCAAATTCTTGGGTGTTCAGAATAAATTCTTTTCCGAACATTATTTGACCACCCAATCCGATTATATCGATCGCGATAGGTTCTGAGGGAATTTGGTCAAAATGCAATACCAATTTATCTTTTGCAGGAGTGGGGTATAAATAGATTTTACCAAAGCTAGATGTGTTAATTCCTGTAGAATTGTTTATTGTAATGTAATCAGATTTATAGACACACCCCAGCGAATCGGTTACCACAACTTCGTAAATTCCAGGATTAAGATTTTCTAAGTCTTTGGAATTACTAATTTCAACATTCTCCTTATACCATTTAAATAAATAGGGTGGGGTGCCTCCGGTAACATCCAGTACAATTTTTCCTTCATTCCCGGAAGTATGTGTGACCATAGTAGTAATCCTGATTTCTGCTGGTTCGATAATTTTTATTTCGACTTCGGAAATACATCCTATGGAGTCCTTAGCTGTTACCTTGTAAATTCCGGCTGTCAAATTTGTTGGGTTCGATGCAATGCGTGCATCAGAGTAGCTCAGAATAATTGGTTGTGTTCCGCCACTTAATTTCAATTCTATTTTTCCGGTGGAGTCTCCAAAGCATCTTAAATCTTCTTTGGTGTAACTGAGATTGGGGGAAATAAATTTCCTAATATAGATAGAGTCTGAAGCAGAACAACCTGTAAGCGCATTGAGTATGGTCAATTTATAAGTTCCTTCTTCTTTAATTACAACGGCTGCACTGTCTGAAAAACTATTTTGTTGAAAACTCCACGTTTGTTTGAAGTCCTTATTTGGATTTTGGTGACTCAATATTATTTCTCCATGTCTGCAATCGATTGAAGTATAATCCGAAGTTATTTTTGTAACAGGATTAGAATACACCTTTAACCAAAAAGTATCTGATCTGTTGCACCCGGAAGGAGAGAGATAATCCAACACATAGACCCCTGCTTTCGAAAAGGTAGTTATCTTACCTAGGTCAAGGATGTTATAGTTAGAGATTACAGTATCCAATCCCAAAGGGCCTATCCACTGGAAGGTTCCTGTAAGTGATTCCTGACTGGATTTTAATTTCAATGATTGCCCCAGGCAAATTTTTAATGTATCTACATCTTTAAATGAATCGCCTGAAGTGCTCGCTTGTACATTTATTTCTGCAGGGTAGCAATCTGGCAAGTCAATAGAATAAAATCCCCGGCCATAAGTAGAAATGTACATTTTTCTGGTTGGTCTGTGAAGATCTATATCGGTGACAGACGTATTAGGTAAATCAACCCCATAATATTTCCAGTTAAAATCATTGACATCTGAATAGAATACCCCAATGTCAGTACCTACAAATAATAGATTTGATGTTTCATCAAAGGTGACGCAAAGTGCAGGCGTATTTACAAAATTCTTGGTGACATTCCCCCATGTTTTACCTCGGTCCTTTGATTCCATCACTTTAATGGTGCCAAGTCCTCCTCTGGTAATCCAAATCCTGTTGGTATCTTTTGAATGAAACTCTATTCCTGTAACATCCAAAGAAAGAGGAACAGTGGTTTTTGACCAATTTTTTCCATAATCTCTGGTGTGATAAACGATATTACTGTAGGAGGCAAGTATCGTATTGGTATCAATTGGGCTCATCACTACATTTCGTAAATCTTTGTCCTCACCTCCGGTTAAATTCTTGCTGAGTGCAACAAAACTATTTCCACGGTTATGGCTTGCAAAAACTTCGTGATATCCGATGATAAATGTTTTTGGATTTTTTGGATTTAAAACAAATGGGGTGACCCACTGCCCTTGAGGATCGCCTGGGACATTGACTGAAATTTCTGTAAGATCATAAAATCCATTTGTGGTGCGGTATACTGCTGTGCCACCCCAGTATTCCGTATATCCAATGTTTGGATTAGTGGGGTCTATCAGTTGCCACATGGCATCACCCCCATTGGTATTTCCCCAATTGCCATTCGCTCTTCTTATATAGCCTCCATTGTCCTGACTTCCGCCAATAAGTACTGCAGGTGTTGAATTGGATACAGCCATTTTGTAAAATTGCGTAATGGCAAGACCGTTGACCAATTCAGTCCATTTATCTGTATTCTCATCGTATTTGTGTACACCACCATCATTACAAAAATAAAGATCTTGTTTTTGCTTGGGATGTGAAGCTACGTAATGATGGTCTGCATGAATTTCAGGATATTCTGTTCCACCGTGCCAATGGGTAAATTTGGTCCAGGTCACTCCACCATCATTTGATTTGTACAAAACAACATAGCCGCAATACATAATGTCAGCATTCTGCTGACTGAAACACATCACTAGATTTTCCGGCATGTCGGAAATAAATTTAAAGCTTGCACCAAGATCTTTTGATAAGAAAAATTTCTTAGCACCATCCACACTTGCATTGACTCCCAGATAAGAAGGAGCCGCTAGCGTAACAGCTAGTCGCAGGAATGATTTCTGTGTCGCAAAGGAGGAGACTTGATTCCAGCTCTTGCCACCGTCAATAGATTTAAGAATTTCACAGCTCCCCCAATAATCATTTATTGCAGCATATACAATGGAGGTGTCTGTAGGGTGGTATTTTACATCTGAGAAATTTTCATTTCTTACTTTGATCCAACTGGTTCCTCCATTAAATGTTTTATACAAACCATCATTGGTCGCCGCAATTAGGATATTGGAATTTTTAGAATTCATTTCCAATCCATATAATACTTTGTTGTCCGTAAGCTTCCAATTAAGTCCTGTTGCCTTCCAGCTAATGCCGCCATCTGTTGATTTATATACACCAAGACCATATTGCCACCAGCCTTCTTTTTCACCAAGGCTGATAAAAATGTTATTCGGATTCTTCTGATCTACAATGACAATCCCAACTGGCTGCTGTGGTAAATCTTCCCCTAATGAGACATAGTTTAAGCCACCATTGGTAGTTTTCCAAAGTCCGCCGTTTGGAGCAGCAACATAAAAAGTGCCCTGCTGAGTAGGGTGAAAGTCAATGTGCGTGGTACGCCCCATTCCCCAATATCCGCCGGTATTGCGCACAGGGCCTTCATGTTTCCAAGCTTTTTCTTCACGTGAAGTTTGTTTTTTGGATGTCTGGTTGACTAATCGATAAATTTCATGCTGGCGGCTTATATCTGGAAAACTGCCGTCCTCGTTCAATCTGTCTCGCCAATACCAGGCCCAACGCTCCAATCTTAAGCGCTCATTATCGAGGTGATCCTTGTTGGATTTACTTTTTCTATAGGTATCTCTGTACTCCTTTTCTTCTAATTTATGTCGACGAATCATCTTATCCGCTTTGCGGTAGATCTCATTAAAATTTTTTCCTTCTTCGATATATTTCTGAAGTGATTGTATTTGAGAAAATAATGTATTATTAAAAAGTATTATAAGTAATAATAAAAAGTACCTTTTCACGTGCCTTATTTTGATTCAAATATAACTCAAATCACAGGATTTATAAACACAGATAATCAGGACGTTCCAATTTTATCCATTGCATAGGTATGTTGGTACCTGTCTCTGCATTTGGTGATTAATAAGTTTGCCGCTTCGTAAGATTCAAATCCTAAAAAATTTACTGTCTTATTTTCTAAAACAGTGTATTGCTCAAAAAAATGTTTCAATTCATTTTTAAAATGATCCGGCAAATCATCCATAGATTTTAAATGGCTCAAGGTAGCATCCTTATCTGCTACAGCTAAAATTTTATCATCCGGAATACCCTGATCCTGCATTTTAAATGCACCTAATATTCGGCAACGAACCAGACAAAGGGAAGGGAGGGGGGAATTAGAAAGTACAAGTATATCCAGTGGATCACCGTCTTCGCCCAGTGTCTTGGGAATAATTCCATAATTCGTTGGATATTCTTGTGAGCCTGATAGCACTCTGTCCAACTTTATCAGACCGCTTTGCTTATCAATCTCAAACTTAGATCTTTCCCCTTTTGGAATCTCCACAACGGCATTGATCAGGTTATTCTCCCAGTTTGAATCTACTCCATGCCACGGGTGACTGATGTTTGTTTGAATATATATATCTTTTTTCATCGACAAAATTTATCATAAAGATATTCAGGATCATGGAATAAAGTTTTTACAAAAGACATCTCTAAAGCATAGAAATCTGTTCCATTCACTTGTTAATATAGTTTGGTTAATTAAATGGCTATTTAAGGATCGAGGTTCAAATGAAATGGAAACTATATTTATGAGCTAATGCCACAAAATGAATCCTGTTATTGACTTTTAAATGTACTGATGGTTGTTGAATTTGTAACATCTCAAAGAATGGTAATTAATATTTACCTTTATAAGATAGTATTACATCTACATTTTTTGAAGAAGGTATTATAATAACTTAGACATGGAATCTAATACAGCAATTATCCATTCTTTTTATACCGCGCTAAAATCAAAGGAATTTGAAAGTTTGAAATTATTGT is part of the Candidatus Vicinibacter affinis genome and encodes:
- a CDS encoding RluA family pseudouridine synthase, which gives rise to MLNIIFEDKDLLVLNKPAGLPCEPDAAKAFDNLQEQILNYYISSGQKAKNLIAGLAHRLDRQTSGLMVVSKKPSMLVKLNELFLENQVHKNYLAVVEGDFRLKEIPQKLFLKKNLKNFRAEIFPFPKAGYKPILTQSIHLDFTDGLSLLDISLLTGRYHQIRATLSYLGHPVWNDQHYRGSVRLTEKRIGLHAWKIEFIHPISNELMKFTCLPVKEAPWTKFEPILSRLEE
- a CDS encoding gliding motility-associated C-terminal domain-containing protein → MRLKFSTILSLAILTIGRITLLSSQCTGIDADAGPDLFTCDPNDPITLQGNVMGNYTKFSWSPTSGLSDPMILDPQVTHKNPGIYKYKLSAEGVGATNLIINGNFEAGNTGFSTSYIYGVPGSPFGPNNYGVGDNPQAYNGGFSPCGDHTSGSGQQMVVDGSTTPGSNVWCQTVAVTPGNSYLVEFYVQNVYPVSPSVLNLKVNGATIGSGVAGALCDWIRIEGCFTASSGSANICITEASGVGFGNDFAIDDIAMFEKCMDMDEVTVEIVDVIAKLTIPFKPKCSSETFDLFATGSSFGPNVSYEWSTDVGKIISQNGLMAKAKGSGIYTVKVKYKNGTVECEEEASIEYIAPDELVGFVDADGRIDCQKDSVQLIANLTSGSGIYSYKWSPDSNLIDGQNTEIVLVKKAGKYTVTITDQTSGCTLLIDYDVKADTVRPIAGITGDSLLNCKKQLFTLNSTILDSTKYFLSWTHPDLTITNQKLTLAGNLPGKYKLSILDKNNHCEDSVNWDVKIDTLAPLIELGSNLSIDCKNNGVNVTNNSSNPSGNYSYFWSVDTTKFPKENVLSDKLIVKSGLVILKLVNDINGCESSDSLTVLDSRMVPLLDAGKNEILTCKTSSFKLNATVNSNDSLDITWTSVGGNIVSGSNRVDPTINQKGWYYIRIKNRANDCENLDSLFVDQNILKPIVSAGSDQIFSCVDTLKTIDGSSSSSGSQFSFRWTSPDGIIKSGNGTNKIEVRTPGTYILVVTDTINGCQDSSSVKITPDLNKPIVSIKSPDTLNCNKLDIDLTATANSQSGNQLSYEWSSQGGGTIQSPNALQTKINAPGTYIFKATDQSNGCSASFSVSVAIDTVKPMVNAGKDLIWNCESQQLTLSGTASGNSNSFSFNWTSTGGQIQGNSGSKNITVVSPGTYTVTVKDLINGCESSDMLSIIPDLTKPIVNIQTPDTLNCKRSILNINAGSSSNGNRYLTSWQSNGGNILGSPSNLNISVDKAGVYVLTIKDTVNKCVSLDSIRVFEDFNKPTINFPVIGEITCSKKDILIQGIVQNQGKNFQLIWNTTNGSIIGATDKTDCLAGSKGTYYLKVKNLDNGCETTDSISVLENTNVPTLLNYDLEQARCTGENASLTLVNIVGGVQPYTYFLDNIPVAGPYISGLQPGRRTIRVVDANGCILNSDFIVTIPDPVGVSLPPVIKINEGDPLVLQAVIITPKDSIDWIKWDPVDNLSCSDCANPSVTNLQKETTYTVTYANKEGCIASASITIQIIKKGIWIPSVFSPNGDGINDWFFPSVTEDSYKTIRKFSIFSRWGERIFDKVNIQPNIPGEGWNGEFKNEPLNPGVFIYVLEIEWNDGKVQQLTGDINLLR
- a CDS encoding S46 family peptidase, with the protein product MWLPQFLKALNEKEMKSMGMKINAEDIYSVNKGSLKDAIVQFGGGCTGEIISSQGLILTNHHCGFSYIQSHSSVEKNLIKDGYWAKDYNSELACAGLTATLIVRIEEVTKEMLKNITPDMKDNQRRLIYDRNQNELLKNIQKKPFEEVSIRSFYNGNQFFAFVTLTYRDIRLVGTPPESIGKFGADTDNWVWPRHTGDFSIFRIYAGKNNLPAEFSKENVPYIPKHSLPISLDGVEAGDFTMIFGFPGRTNEYLTKEGVRQITEVQNPVRIKIRDQVLKIMDKYMRSSVKTKIQYSALYAGIANYWKKWIGESQGVKFTNGLERKQRTDEEFNKRVQTNPNWASYRSLVSDLETQYQLLEPMAVAKEYYAEGFQRNIDLFNCYSRIRKLSETYEGRGEEIFKSKRNEMFKSAEGIFKNFDIQVEKEIFKNVLKTVVEGVDSELLVPYLRDQLNAYKNDYSTFTENLYTSSAFTTPDSLRSLNSLEFPQWINRVQSDPVWKFYEELNYFLINGIQKRAGEHEENIADLRRRHMAALMEVFPERKFYPDANSTLRVAYGKVEGFLPRDGVTYLPKTYLDGVIEKYVPEDYEFDVHPKLRSLFEKKDFGVYGEKGKMPLAFIASNHTTGGNSGSPAIDAHGNLIGLNFDRVWEGTMSDINYDVRICRNIMVDARYVLFIVDKFAEADHILSELKLVHPKNNKRGKQKL
- a CDS encoding inorganic diphosphatase; this encodes MKKDIYIQTNISHPWHGVDSNWENNLINAVVEIPKGERSKFEIDKQSGLIKLDRVLSGSQEYPTNYGIIPKTLGEDGDPLDILVLSNSPLPSLCLVRCRILGAFKMQDQGIPDDKILAVADKDATLSHLKSMDDLPDHFKNELKHFFEQYTVLENKTVNFLGFESYEAANLLITKCRDRYQHTYAMDKIGTS